In a single window of the Acidobacteriota bacterium genome:
- a CDS encoding VWA domain-containing protein: MKRYFTGIALFAFAAVALMAQNDRTTRPRVVITPPPPVLQNDTNDSRQPSAPPVLGGRSGNPSPAPTVEPVEDDDDGVIRVETNLVAMPVSVLDKDGRFISGLQQRDFKIFENGVEQKIEYFQSVEQPFSVVLMIDTSPSTQFRIEEIQSSAITFVEKLRPGDRIMVVSFDQNVRVLTPFTNDRNVLRNAIRQARFGDGTSLYEAVDQVINRHLSQVEGRKAVVIFSDGVDTTSRRATYESTIRATEEIDALFYTVRYDTSDYMAGRGGGGGYPPPTTRRPSGRVSMGDILASIILGGGVNIGTGGGGRGNTRAEYEKGREYLEAISQNSGGRKFEADSLINVDAAFTGIAEELRRQYSIGYYPENVGQPGERKQIRIRVMRPGVSVRAKNSYIVGRHGNSASK; the protein is encoded by the coding sequence ATGAAGAGATATTTCACAGGAATTGCCCTGTTCGCGTTCGCGGCAGTGGCGTTGATGGCTCAGAACGACCGCACAACGCGTCCGCGTGTAGTCATTACGCCGCCGCCTCCGGTTCTCCAGAACGATACCAATGACAGCAGACAGCCGTCCGCTCCGCCCGTGCTTGGCGGGCGCAGCGGAAATCCATCGCCTGCTCCTACGGTCGAGCCGGTTGAAGATGATGACGATGGCGTGATCCGCGTCGAAACGAATCTGGTCGCGATGCCTGTCTCGGTGCTGGATAAGGACGGGCGTTTTATCAGCGGGCTGCAGCAGCGTGATTTTAAGATCTTCGAGAACGGAGTTGAACAGAAGATCGAGTATTTTCAGTCGGTAGAGCAGCCATTTTCGGTTGTCCTGATGATCGATACGTCGCCTTCGACGCAATTCCGGATCGAAGAGATCCAGAGCTCAGCGATCACATTCGTAGAGAAACTCCGCCCCGGCGACCGCATCATGGTGGTCTCGTTCGATCAGAACGTCAGGGTTCTGACACCATTCACGAACGACCGCAACGTTCTCAGGAACGCGATCAGGCAGGCAAGGTTCGGCGACGGGACCAGTCTGTACGAAGCGGTCGATCAGGTCATCAACCGTCACCTCAGCCAGGTTGAGGGGCGAAAAGCTGTGGTCATATTCAGCGATGGTGTCGATACTACGTCGCGAAGGGCGACCTACGAGAGCACGATCCGAGCAACCGAAGAGATCGACGCTCTTTTTTACACCGTTCGTTACGACACATCTGACTATATGGCCGGCCGAGGAGGAGGCGGAGGATATCCACCGCCAACGACCCGCCGCCCGAGCGGAAGGGTCTCAATGGGCGATATTCTGGCATCTATCATCCTTGGCGGCGGCGTTAATATCGGTACGGGAGGCGGCGGCCGCGGAAATACGCGTGCTGAATATGAAAAAGGCCGCGAATACCTGGAAGCGATCTCTCAAAACAGCGGCGGCAGAAAGTTTGAGGCAGATTCACTGATTAATGTGGACGCAGCGTTCACGGGCATTGCAGAGGAGCTCAGACGCCAGTATTCGATCGGCTATTATCCTGAGAACGTCGGCCAGCCCGGCGAACGGAAGCAGATCCGCATTCGTGTTATGCGTCCCGGCGTGAGCGTTCGTGCAAAGAACAGCTATATCGTGGGACGTCACGGAAACAGCGCGTCAAAATAG
- a CDS encoding glucose-1-phosphate adenylyltransferase, which yields MGRYDNVVTVILGGGAGSRLFPLTRERSKPAVPLGGTYRLIDVPVSNCINSDLTQIFVLTQFNSASLNRHISRTYRFSRFSTGFVEVLAAEQTKEHPDWFQGTADAVRQMLPHIQDLKVDTLLILSGDHLYRMDYRKFLKRHTESGADVTISVVPCREEEAEGFGLLKTNADGEIVEFREKPTGDALREMRVDTTNFGLSAAEAINRPYLASMGIYVFDVKKLVDLLKTDNSWVDFGREIIPAAIDQYRVVANLFKDYWEDIGTIKAFYEANLDLATPLPRFNFFDTTAPIYTRSRYLPPSKLHDCDIDDSMVSEGCILNGVKVRRSIIGLRSRIDNGVEVDSSIVMGSDLFESLGEIETNMRLKRPHIGIGTNCVIQKAILDKNVRIGSNVKLINRENIENYDAPDGSIYIRDGIIIVPKNAVIADGTEI from the coding sequence ATGGGGCGATACGACAACGTTGTAACGGTGATATTGGGCGGCGGAGCCGGCTCACGTTTGTTTCCGCTGACGCGGGAAAGGTCAAAGCCGGCGGTTCCGCTTGGCGGGACGTATCGCCTGATCGACGTTCCTGTTTCGAACTGCATCAACTCCGATCTGACGCAGATATTCGTCCTCACACAGTTCAATTCGGCGTCGTTAAATCGTCATATTTCTAGAACTTACAGATTTTCGCGTTTTTCGACCGGTTTTGTTGAGGTGCTTGCGGCCGAGCAAACCAAGGAACATCCCGATTGGTTTCAGGGCACCGCCGACGCCGTCAGGCAGATGCTGCCGCACATTCAGGATCTGAAGGTCGATACACTCCTGATCCTCTCAGGCGACCACCTTTACAGGATGGACTATCGCAAATTCCTAAAGCGGCACACCGAATCCGGTGCGGACGTTACAATCTCGGTAGTTCCATGCCGTGAAGAAGAGGCGGAAGGCTTTGGTCTGCTGAAAACCAATGCTGATGGCGAGATCGTCGAGTTTCGCGAAAAGCCGACCGGCGATGCCCTTCGCGAGATGCGGGTTGACACAACAAATTTCGGCCTTTCAGCCGCCGAAGCCATCAACCGGCCATATCTGGCGTCGATGGGCATATATGTTTTTGACGTGAAGAAGCTCGTCGATCTGTTGAAAACCGACAACTCGTGGGTCGATTTCGGGCGGGAGATCATTCCCGCGGCAATAGACCAATACCGCGTTGTCGCGAATTTATTCAAGGACTATTGGGAAGACATCGGAACGATCAAGGCATTCTACGAGGCGAATCTCGATCTGGCGACGCCGCTGCCGCGATTCAACTTCTTTGACACTACCGCACCGATCTATACACGCAGCCGTTATCTACCGCCGTCAAAGCTTCACGACTGTGATATCGACGATTCGATGGTCTCAGAAGGCTGTATCCTGAACGGCGTAAAGGTTCGACGTTCGATCATTGGGCTTAGAAGCCGAATCGACAACGGCGTCGAAGTGGACAGCTCGATCGTCATGGGCTCTGATCTTTTTGAATCGCTGGGCGAGATCGAAACCAATATGCGGCTGAAACGTCCGCACATCGGCATTGGGACGAACTGCGTGATTCAAAAGGCGATACTCGACAAGAACGTCCGTATCGGCAGCAACGTTAAGCTGATAAATCGAGAGAATATTGAGAACTACGATGCACCTGACGGCTCTATCTATATTCGCGACGGCATCATCATAGTGCCTAAAAATGCCGTCATCGCTGACGGCACTGAGATCTGA
- a CDS encoding threonylcarbamoyl-AMP synthase, producing the protein MRTLITDSTDEAAEIVRRGGLVAFPTETVYGLGADVFNESALRRIFEAKQRPPDNPLIIHIADISQIGELAEHVTDKARKLIEAFFPGPLTVVVKKCERVSKLATAGLDTVGIRMPSFPRAHEFLLKCETPVAAPSANVSGRPSPTTWQAVREDLDGRIDCILRGDPTEIGLESTVVDCSDDIPVILRRGSVTMEMLRRIVPDITAAAGSEELRRSPGIRHKHYAPRAVVELVKTPPEPRSDAAFIGLSTKNDGWGHSRYCRDIEEYAREVFEFFRECDRRGIATVYCQSVGSAGIGEALMDRLRRAAER; encoded by the coding sequence GTGCGGACGCTGATCACAGATTCTACGGACGAGGCCGCAGAGATAGTTCGCCGCGGCGGGCTCGTTGCGTTCCCGACCGAGACCGTTTACGGGCTAGGCGCGGACGTTTTCAATGAATCGGCCCTTCGCCGCATCTTTGAAGCGAAACAACGGCCGCCGGACAATCCGCTGATCATTCACATCGCTGATATTTCGCAGATCGGAGAACTTGCCGAACATGTCACCGACAAAGCCCGTAAACTAATCGAAGCCTTCTTTCCCGGGCCGCTGACTGTCGTCGTGAAAAAGTGCGAGAGAGTGTCGAAACTTGCCACTGCCGGACTCGACACAGTCGGTATCAGAATGCCGTCGTTTCCGCGTGCGCATGAGTTTCTGCTCAAATGCGAAACGCCCGTAGCGGCTCCGTCCGCAAACGTTTCGGGCCGCCCGAGTCCGACAACTTGGCAAGCTGTCCGAGAAGATCTCGATGGCAGAATTGACTGCATTCTCCGCGGCGATCCGACTGAGATCGGACTGGAATCGACCGTAGTTGACTGCAGCGATGACATTCCTGTCATTTTGCGTCGCGGTTCTGTGACAATGGAAATGCTGCGCCGCATAGTGCCCGACATCACTGCGGCCGCGGGCAGCGAAGAACTCCGCCGAAGTCCCGGCATACGGCACAAACACTACGCACCGCGTGCGGTCGTTGAACTGGTCAAAACTCCTCCGGAACCGCGTTCTGATGCAGCATTTATCGGACTATCAACGAAGAACGACGGCTGGGGACACTCGCGTTATTGTCGAGACATCGAAGAATACGCAAGGGAAGTTTTCGAATTCTTTCGTGAATGCGACCGACGCGGCATCGCGACGGTCTACTGCCAGAGCGTCGGATCGGCAGGCATCGGCGAGGCGTTGATGGACCGTCTGCGGCGTGCTGCCGAGCGGTGA
- a CDS encoding cytochrome c3 family protein, with the protein MKVIALFAVMVCVATVGLSTSLFDVTRHNSNVWPDVQDDVKMPGVVILGKGSKLGGVRFDHVSHNGGTYSISGTGPIGCTECHHAARPASEIAKHPPLKTAWPADRTTTLTADLFAKEPAAAGVAKCADCHAPAGEKPKLLEKIPEIKHESSAAMISLNNQQAMHRACAGCHTEYKKTHPQSKAPTAMQCVMCHKKGT; encoded by the coding sequence ATGAAAGTAATAGCCCTATTTGCAGTAATGGTCTGCGTTGCAACGGTCGGCCTGTCAACGTCCCTTTTTGACGTGACCCGGCATAATTCGAACGTCTGGCCTGATGTTCAGGACGACGTTAAGATGCCGGGCGTCGTTATACTTGGTAAAGGCTCGAAGCTCGGCGGCGTTCGTTTTGACCATGTCAGCCACAACGGCGGCACCTACAGCATTTCGGGCACGGGACCGATCGGCTGTACGGAATGTCATCACGCGGCACGTCCGGCTTCTGAAATTGCCAAACATCCTCCGCTAAAGACAGCCTGGCCTGCCGACCGGACGACCACATTGACGGCAGACCTTTTCGCCAAAGAGCCCGCAGCAGCCGGCGTTGCTAAATGTGCCGACTGTCATGCTCCCGCGGGCGAAAAGCCGAAACTGCTTGAAAAGATACCCGAGATCAAGCATGAATCGAGCGCTGCGATGATATCTCTGAACAATCAGCAGGCGATGCATCGAGCGTGTGCCGGCTGCCATACCGAATACAAAAAGACACATCCTCAGTCTAAAGCACCGACCGCGATGCAGTGCGTCATGTGCCATAAGAAAGGAACTTAG
- a CDS encoding serine hydrolase, whose product MKNERISEFLVERIAEGDFPSAVYLIAEHGEIVFQDALGNAVVEPRVIPAGFDTIYDAASLTKVLATGLLVAIAIERGDLDPNQPIGTILSEFHISVHADVTVNLLAMHTSRLPAWKPFYLLVDHADEVLDEIARTLPVENTGGVIYSDLNFITLAAILERIYDEELDVLFHRMIAEPLGLADTLFRPPADLRGRIAASEKGNEYERLMCIHSEFLPPTAEGVGGRSFRAQVIWGEVHDGNAFFMGGVAGHAGLFSTAEDVLKIALQFLPKYSQLLKPETCELFRTNFTNGMNEDRAFAFQLASTRDSTAGTKMSPDSFGHNGFTGTSLWIDPVKDRIFVLLTNRTHAHPLPFENINGVRRTFHDIAIELLDNEN is encoded by the coding sequence ATGAAAAACGAACGAATTTCCGAATTTCTTGTTGAGCGTATCGCGGAGGGTGATTTTCCGTCGGCGGTTTATCTTATCGCGGAACACGGCGAGATCGTCTTTCAGGACGCTCTGGGAAATGCTGTGGTCGAACCCCGAGTCATTCCCGCCGGCTTCGACACAATCTACGATGCTGCCAGCCTCACAAAAGTGCTCGCAACGGGACTATTGGTTGCGATCGCGATCGAACGCGGTGATCTGGATCCAAATCAGCCCATCGGAACCATTCTTAGCGAATTTCACATTTCTGTGCACGCCGATGTGACCGTAAATCTTCTTGCGATGCACACTTCGCGGCTGCCCGCATGGAAGCCTTTCTATCTTCTTGTCGATCACGCGGACGAGGTTCTCGACGAGATCGCGAGGACATTGCCGGTTGAAAATACCGGCGGCGTCATTTACAGCGATCTGAATTTCATAACGCTGGCCGCGATACTGGAACGCATATATGACGAGGAACTCGATGTGCTGTTTCACAGAATGATCGCCGAACCGCTCGGCCTCGCGGACACTTTGTTTCGTCCGCCTGCCGACCTGAGGGGCCGAATTGCTGCAAGCGAAAAGGGAAATGAGTACGAACGCCTGATGTGTATTCATTCTGAATTCCTTCCTCCGACGGCTGAAGGCGTCGGCGGCCGCAGTTTTCGGGCTCAGGTGATCTGGGGCGAGGTTCACGACGGAAACGCCTTTTTCATGGGCGGTGTTGCAGGACACGCGGGGCTTTTTTCGACCGCGGAAGACGTTCTCAAAATAGCGTTGCAGTTTTTACCGAAATACTCGCAGCTATTGAAGCCCGAAACCTGTGAACTTTTCCGAACCAATTTTACTAATGGGATGAACGAGGACCGCGCGTTCGCATTCCAGCTTGCCTCAACAAGAGATTCGACAGCCGGGACTAAGATGTCGCCGGACAGCTTTGGACACAATGGGTTTACCGGCACGAGCTTATGGATCGATCCGGTCAAGGATCGCATTTTCGTGCTGCTGACGAACCGCACGCACGCTCATCCGCTGCCGTTCGAGAACATTAACGGCGTCAGGCGCACATTTCACGACATTGCGATAGAATTGCTCGACAACGAAAACTGA
- the chrA gene encoding chromate efflux transporter — MEVGDHKLDVSFRDALRFWIKLGFISFGGPAGQIAIMHKELVERRGWIDDKSFLNALNFCMLLPGPEAQQLATYIGWRLHKIKGGIAAGAMFVVPSAFLLLILSFVYARYGTVSEVAAVLDGFKPVVVAIVVEAVIKIGNRSLITAMHFAIAIFAFVGVQFLNVPFPLIVLAALLFGLFASRNSAKVAETVGEPAMPTGRFHFIRVALACFLCWLIPLAASLVIFGRESVATKLYLFFTQAAFVTFGGAYAVLAYVNQAAVGAGWITSVQAVDGLALAETTPGPLIMVLQFVGFMTGWQNAGNFDQTFFAVACALLVTFATFLPSFLFIFGAGPYLEKISRNSRLSGALGFVTAAVVGVILNLSVVFGAAVVWQDHQLNFFAAAAAVAAFVALFFFKVDVVIVVIAGGAIRLLKHLFVG, encoded by the coding sequence ATGGAAGTTGGCGATCACAAGCTCGACGTGTCATTCAGGGACGCTCTCAGGTTCTGGATAAAACTCGGCTTCATCTCTTTCGGCGGGCCGGCCGGCCAGATCGCGATAATGCACAAAGAGCTGGTCGAACGCCGCGGCTGGATCGACGACAAGAGCTTTCTGAACGCGCTGAATTTCTGCATGCTGCTTCCGGGACCGGAGGCACAACAGCTTGCGACCTATATCGGGTGGCGGCTGCACAAGATAAAGGGCGGGATCGCGGCGGGTGCGATGTTCGTTGTTCCCTCGGCCTTCCTGCTTCTGATCCTTTCATTCGTGTATGCACGGTATGGAACAGTCAGCGAGGTCGCCGCAGTGCTTGACGGTTTCAAACCGGTCGTCGTCGCCATTGTCGTTGAGGCCGTCATAAAGATCGGCAATAGATCGCTGATAACGGCGATGCATTTTGCCATCGCGATCTTTGCGTTTGTCGGCGTTCAATTCTTGAACGTGCCGTTCCCGCTTATTGTCTTAGCGGCATTACTATTCGGCCTTTTCGCAAGCCGGAATTCCGCCAAGGTAGCCGAGACTGTGGGCGAACCAGCAATGCCGACAGGCCGCTTTCACTTCATTAGGGTCGCGCTCGCCTGCTTTCTCTGCTGGCTTATTCCGCTTGCGGCATCGCTAGTTATATTTGGCCGCGAGAGCGTCGCGACGAAGCTGTATTTGTTCTTCACACAGGCTGCATTTGTGACGTTTGGCGGAGCATATGCTGTTTTGGCGTATGTTAATCAGGCAGCGGTCGGTGCCGGTTGGATAACCTCGGTCCAGGCGGTCGATGGACTTGCCTTGGCAGAAACAACGCCCGGGCCGCTGATAATGGTGCTGCAATTCGTCGGGTTTATGACCGGTTGGCAAAACGCGGGCAATTTCGATCAAACGTTCTTTGCCGTGGCCTGCGCTCTTCTGGTTACGTTCGCTACCTTTCTGCCGTCGTTCCTTTTTATATTCGGTGCAGGGCCGTATCTTGAAAAGATAAGCCGGAATTCACGTTTGAGCGGTGCGCTCGGGTTTGTGACGGCGGCGGTTGTCGGCGTTATACTGAACCTTTCAGTGGTTTTTGGTGCAGCCGTGGTCTGGCAGGATCATCAGTTGAACTTCTTTGCGGCCGCCGCCGCTGTAGCTGCTTTTGTTGCATTGTTCTTTTTTAAGGTCGATGTTGTTATCGTCGTGATCGCAGGCGGAGCGATCAGACTGCTGAAACATCTTTTTGTAGGCTAA
- a CDS encoding Gfo/Idh/MocA family oxidoreductase yields the protein MSSEDKLRVAAIGVGSLGRHHARNYAELAAAGDVEFIGVCDTDSTTADEISRTHSCGKFTDWRELLDRVDAVSIATPTETHRDIACAFLEKGIHVLVEKPIAITLDEADAMIAAAESSGAKLMVGQLERFNPAMVALRPHVTKPLYFEIHRVSPFPNRSLDVDVVLDVMIHDLDAVQWMVGEDVKVSEIRAVGIPVISDKVDAANARIEFENGAVANITASRIGTEKIRKTRFYQTNAYVVLDYVTKFASLTSMDPTASHPLLGISINRLEINDIEPLRAEITAFLDSIRNDTEPAVTGQDGRRALALAVGVLEKIDRHAKRVFAQ from the coding sequence ATGTCTTCTGAAGATAAGCTGCGAGTTGCCGCCATCGGGGTCGGGAGCCTCGGCCGCCATCATGCTCGAAATTATGCAGAACTCGCCGCAGCGGGCGATGTCGAATTTATCGGCGTCTGCGATACGGATTCCACGACCGCGGACGAGATCTCGCGTACTCATTCTTGCGGGAAATTCACCGATTGGCGGGAGCTTCTCGACCGTGTTGATGCCGTATCGATCGCCACGCCGACCGAAACGCATCGCGACATCGCGTGTGCTTTTCTGGAAAAGGGAATCCACGTTCTCGTTGAAAAGCCGATCGCCATCACGCTAGACGAAGCGGACGCGATGATCGCCGCCGCCGAGTCGTCGGGGGCGAAGCTGATGGTCGGCCAACTCGAGCGTTTCAATCCCGCGATGGTGGCATTGCGGCCGCACGTCACCAAGCCGCTTTATTTCGAAATACACCGAGTTTCGCCTTTTCCGAACCGCTCGCTAGATGTGGATGTGGTTCTCGATGTGATGATCCACGACCTGGATGCGGTCCAGTGGATGGTCGGCGAGGACGTTAAGGTCAGCGAGATCAGAGCCGTGGGAATTCCGGTCATTTCCGATAAAGTTGACGCAGCCAACGCCCGCATCGAATTTGAGAACGGGGCCGTCGCGAACATCACGGCCTCGCGTATCGGCACCGAGAAGATCCGCAAGACGCGTTTCTACCAAACGAACGCCTACGTCGTTCTGGACTACGTCACGAAATTCGCGTCGCTGACCTCGATGGACCCGACGGCGTCGCATCCGCTGCTGGGTATTTCGATCAACAGGCTTGAGATCAACGATATTGAGCCGCTGCGTGCCGAGATCACCGCTTTTCTGGATTCGATCCGCAACGACACCGAACCTGCCGTTACGGGCCAAGACGGCCGGCGCGCTCTAGCACTCGCAGTCGGCGTTCTTGAGAAGATCGACCGGCATGCCAAGCGTGTGTTCGCACAATGA
- a CDS encoding transglycosylase domain-containing protein has translation MWKFVRTLSLIFVGGIAIWLLFEVITFPSISSLRADNPTTTSFIENRLQEAAAEGREPRKFMIWMPMEQISPNLQRAVIAGEDARFFEHNGFDWDAIQKAWDEAVKEGEREAKTEGDFDPNSWIPTMPSFRRGASTITQQLAKNLFLSEDRNFLRKGREAVYTYFLERNLSKKRILELYLNVIEWGDGVYGAEAAARTYFNKSASNLTRDEAAFLAAMVPSPLNVFNPQKNRKRVVRRQRVLMKYMNSVKLAY, from the coding sequence ATGTGGAAATTCGTCAGAACTCTTTCATTGATCTTTGTCGGCGGCATTGCGATCTGGCTGCTGTTCGAGGTGATCACATTTCCATCGATCTCTTCTCTTCGGGCGGACAATCCGACGACGACCTCATTCATCGAAAACCGCCTTCAAGAGGCCGCCGCCGAAGGCCGCGAACCACGTAAGTTCATGATCTGGATGCCGATGGAGCAGATCAGCCCGAACCTGCAGCGTGCCGTGATCGCGGGCGAGGATGCGAGGTTTTTCGAACATAACGGTTTTGACTGGGATGCGATACAAAAGGCGTGGGACGAGGCAGTGAAAGAAGGCGAACGCGAGGCAAAGACCGAGGGCGACTTTGACCCGAACAGCTGGATACCTACAATGCCGTCATTCAGACGCGGGGCTTCGACAATAACACAGCAGCTGGCGAAGAATCTCTTCCTTTCAGAAGACCGCAACTTCCTCCGAAAAGGCCGCGAAGCGGTCTACACCTACTTTTTGGAACGAAATCTCTCGAAAAAGCGCATCTTAGAACTGTACCTTAACGTCATCGAATGGGGCGACGGCGTTTATGGTGCCGAGGCGGCTGCTCGGACGTATTTTAACAAGAGCGCGTCGAATCTGACCCGCGACGAAGCGGCGTTCCTCGCCGCGATGGTTCCTAGCCCGTTGAACGTGTTCAACCCGCAAAAGAACCGCAAACGTGTCGTCCGCCGGCAGCGTGTGCTGATGAAATATATGAATTCCGTCAAACTTGCGTATTGA
- a CDS encoding glycosyltransferase family 39 protein: MSGETENQNNSAVPGVPNFVWYAFGIAVVIFYFFGLGVPLLGPDEPRYAQVAREMWQTGDWITTTLGGFHWFEKPALLYWSQIAAFSIFGVSEWAARLGPALFGLGTIASIWLIGRTEETVTGRKQLAFFATLIAATTLGIVVFARGASFDITVTFPITASLACFYAYDRGGKKSGLVGFYFFIGVALLAKGLIGIVFPFAIVGAYFVLSWRWPSRGLLLSLFWGSFLAAAVAATWYLPMYMLHGWEFIDEFFVQHHFARFTSNKYQHPQPFHFYFWVLPLMTIPWMPVFFAGLWKAPKAIFRRRDAETQEANSGNSNTPDLLASSSPLLLFSLSWLAVPLFFFSFSGSKLPGYILPAVPATVLMTSLYTYGKAAESPQWRNAILGLAGSTLVVVFLIVAFALPKFADHDSVRSLITAAAERGHTSELVVGFDTLQHNAEFYAAGRLLRTEDGRQRRFDKDTEIAQYLEDSQTGQILIIAPLKRTETLINSEVITGELLGDNTRYGIFLVRRR, translated from the coding sequence ATGTCGGGCGAAACCGAAAATCAAAATAACTCAGCAGTGCCGGGCGTGCCGAATTTTGTTTGGTATGCGTTCGGTATCGCGGTCGTTATCTTTTATTTTTTCGGGCTCGGTGTGCCGCTGCTCGGGCCTGACGAACCGCGGTATGCACAGGTCGCCAGAGAGATGTGGCAAACCGGAGATTGGATAACGACCACGCTCGGCGGGTTTCATTGGTTCGAGAAGCCGGCACTTCTCTACTGGTCGCAGATCGCGGCATTCAGTATATTCGGCGTTTCAGAATGGGCGGCAAGGCTTGGGCCGGCATTGTTCGGACTCGGTACCATCGCAAGTATTTGGCTGATCGGCCGCACAGAGGAAACTGTAACCGGTAGAAAGCAGCTCGCATTCTTTGCGACGCTGATAGCCGCAACGACGCTTGGCATAGTGGTTTTCGCCCGCGGTGCGAGTTTCGACATAACGGTAACCTTCCCCATTACGGCGTCGCTTGCCTGCTTTTACGCCTATGACCGCGGCGGCAAAAAGTCGGGACTCGTCGGATTCTATTTCTTCATTGGCGTCGCGTTGCTCGCAAAAGGTCTGATCGGCATCGTCTTCCCTTTTGCGATAGTCGGAGCGTATTTCGTTCTCTCGTGGCGATGGCCATCGCGTGGGCTTTTGCTAAGTTTGTTTTGGGGCTCATTTCTCGCAGCTGCGGTTGCCGCGACATGGTATCTGCCAATGTACATGCTGCACGGCTGGGAATTCATCGACGAATTCTTCGTGCAGCATCATTTCGCGCGTTTTACGTCGAATAAATATCAGCACCCGCAGCCCTTTCATTTCTATTTTTGGGTGCTGCCGCTGATGACGATACCGTGGATGCCGGTGTTTTTCGCCGGTTTGTGGAAGGCACCTAAAGCGATCTTTCGCCGCCGAGACGCAGAGACTCAAGAAGCAAATTCCGGAAATTCGAATACTCCCGATCTCCTTGCCTCCTCTTCTCCTCTACTCCTCTTCTCGCTGTCTTGGCTAGCGGTTCCGCTCTTCTTTTTCTCATTTTCCGGCTCAAAGTTGCCGGGATACATTCTTCCCGCCGTCCCCGCAACGGTGCTGATGACATCGCTGTATACGTACGGGAAAGCTGCTGAAAGCCCGCAATGGCGAAATGCCATCTTAGGACTCGCCGGATCTACTCTCGTCGTTGTCTTTTTGATCGTGGCGTTCGCACTGCCGAAATTTGCCGATCATGATTCTGTGAGATCGCTGATAACTGCCGCCGCGGAGCGCGGTCATACGTCGGAGCTTGTGGTTGGGTTTGATACGCTGCAGCACAATGCGGAGTTTTATGCCGCGGGACGCCTGCTAAGGACTGAAGACGGACGGCAGCGGCGTTTTGACAAAGACACTGAGATCGCCCAATATCTGGAAGACAGTCAGACAGGACAAATACTTATCATCGCTCCGCTGAAGCGAACGGAGACGCTCATAAATTCTGAGGTAATAACGGGTGAACTTCTGGGCGACAACACCAGATACGGCATTTTCCTGGTCCGCAGACGCTGA